From the genome of candidate division TA06 bacterium:
GCGGCTCCTGTCAGCAGATTGCCCAGCCATAAGGGAAGGTTTACCGCCCTCGATGCGACAAAAAATGTTCCCCAGCTCATGACATACAAAAGGTCGCCAAGTCCCGGCCGGGACGCTTTCCCGGTGTTGTACTCGCCAGTGAATCCCCGCAGACACATGGCATCATAGACTCGCTGTGCCCTGTCAATAGTCCTCAGCAGGATCTGCCCTAGCAAGGGGCCCCATACCTCCCGCTTGAGGCCCTTGGGGTTGAAGGCCCGGAGGGCATAGGCCTGCATGGTCCGGGCGGCCTCCTCCGATAGTACTGAAATATACCGGTAGGTCAGCATCAACTGTAGTACGAATATTTTAGGAACCTTCATTTTCCTCAGAGAAAGTGCTATCCCGTTCATCCCGGTGGTGGCTATCAGCAGCAGGGCCGAGGCCACCGCCAGGCTGCCTTTTAAGACGATGGAAATGAATATCAGCCAGCCGGAAGATACGGCATATCCCAGAACGGTTGTTGTACCGTGATCAAACAACGGATTCAAAAGGCCTATGCCCACTATCATCGGTTCGATGTACAAAAGACGTTTTAACAAAGGGCCGGCCGGAATTTTCGCTGCCGCAGCAACGAATACCGGGAAAAATACAAATGGCAGCAGGGCAATTGTGGCATACTTGTCGTAGGAGACCAGCAGTACCGTGTAGACCAAAGTGGCCAGCAGCTTCGCCAAAGGATGCAGCTGATGGATGAACGAATCCCGATGGGCCAGTTCATCGAACTGTCTGATGTTGTATATGGCGTTTACAATGTTGGACATATGATCGCTTAAATATTTTGTCAACAGGGAGCCAAGCCGCAGATAAATTATCTGGGAACAATGTTGTATATCTCTGCTATTTTTGCTGGCTATTATACCATGAAATATAGTGGGTTTGCCGAAAAAAGGCGGGATTTTCATCCCGCCCCAACATTAACAAATATTACTGTTCCGCCCTTTTTTGAGGTTTCCCGAGCGCTCTGACCAAGAAGCCCATGAAAGCCGCCAGCAACAGGGTCATCGAGCCGCCCACCAGGCCGGAGACGCTGGTTCCGACGTTTATCGCCGGCCATTTTTCTTTAGCAGCCTCGTTAGCCGGCTCGCCCTCTGCCGCCTTGAACCCGTAATCCGGCAAGAACGCTGTCTTCTCCCGCACCGCGGCCAGTTTTTCATGAGTGGGATCGGTGGACTCCAATTCTTCACTGCCCGAGGTCTTGAACATGGACCATTCCAGCCCGTCGGGGTGGGACGAAGCAAACCAGGAAAGCACCGCCCCGGTAAACACCGACACCGCGGCCAGCCCTATCATCACCTTTTTGAGTGATAGATTGCCCAGGGGCTGGTTCAGAGACGCCTTTTCCAGTATCTCCGGCCTGGCTTTCCAGACGAACGATATCACGGCCGCTGTCACTAAGCCCTCCACGATCCCGATGGCCAGGTGGATGGGCTGCATCAAAAGCACGAAGGTTCCGAAGGGCAATTCGGTCTTGCCGGAGAACAGGGTCTCCAGCACCACCCCAAAGGCTCCCAATTGAAGCCCCACCACCGCCGCAACTATTGATGCTATCATAATCCGCTTGGCGGAAAATTCTTTTCCGATTATTTTTTTGTAGATCAGCGGGTAGACCAGAAAGCAGGTGAATAAACCGAGGTTGAAGATATTTGACCCCAAGGCCAGCAGGCCGCCGTCGGCAAAGAACAGAGCCTGGATGGTGAGAATGGAGGCCATGGTCAGAAACCCGGCGTATGGTCCCAGCAAAATGGCCAGCATCAGTCCTCCGCCCAAATGGCCGCTGGAGCCGGTCCCGGGGATGGAGAAGTTGATCATTTGGGCGGCAAAGATAAAAGCTCCCATTACGCCCATCAGGGGAATTTTTTTCTGGTCAATGTCTTCCTTGACTTTTTTAATGGAATAAGCGGCCACACCTGCGGTGGCGGCCCACATTGCTCCTCCCACTGCCGGGGAAAGCAGGGCATCTGCTATATGCATGGGTCAAATCTCCTTTGAATATCTGTTATTTGGTTTTGGTTACGATGTAGATGTATTTCAGCGGAACATCGCCCGTGTTTTGCACGTCGTGTTCCGTGTGCGGCGGGCAGTAGACCGCCTGCTCCCGATGGATCGGGATGCTACCTTCCGCCCCCAGCATTTCTCCCCGACCCTCCAATACTATGACCAGTTCTTCATAATCCCCGGTGTTGTGCTTTCCCACCGAAGCCCCGGGAGCCAGAATTACCAAACCGGAATGTAGGCAATGGTTCTGGGGAGGTCCGCCTAAAAGCCTTTTATACTGCTCTTGGCTGTCGAGCGGAATGGAAAAGGTTTTCTGTTCCATCAACGGAGAGCCTCCTGAAGCGCCGTCAGGTTCCTCTCCATGGCCGTGATGTAATAGTCCTGATCGTCCATGGGGCCGGTGACCACTGGATCCAAGATGTAGACCTTGGCCCTGGTCTCTTTGGCTATCATCTGGGCGGACTTGGCCGGATACTGGGGCTCGGCAAAAAGCGCTTTGACCTTGTTGTTTCTCACGATCTCGATGGTCTGGGCCAGTTCTCCGGCGCTGGGTTCGGATCCCGGCTCCCGTTCAATGACCGCCACGATGTTCAAACCGAACTCCCTGGCGAAGTAGGGAAAGGCTTCGTGAAAAGTGATGATGTTTCTATTCTTTACTCCCTTAAGGGCCAGGTGCATCCTGTTCCTCAGCGAATCCAGCCGGGCAAGGTAGCTGCCGGCATTGTTGCGGTAATAGCCGGTATGCTCCGGGTCGACGTTTCCCAACCCGGTGGCGATGTTGCGTACCTGGGACATGGCCCCTGAAACGCTGGCGAATATATGGGGGTTGGGCGTCCCCTGGTACACGATCAGATCAATGCCCTGGCTGGCGTCTATCATCGTCAGTTTCGGGTTCTGCCTTATCGCATCGTCCAGGAATGATTCCATCCCGGCGCCGTTGATCACCAAGACATCAGCCTGGCTCAGGGTTTTCATATCCTGGGGGGTCATCTGGTAGTCGTGCAGACAGCCGGAGAATGGCGGAGCCATGTTAACCAGCTTTACCCCCGGAACATCCTTGACGATATTGGCTGTCATCAAATACATGGGATAGAACGAAGTGACTACGGTCAGCCGGGCCGCCTCTTCCTTCTTTGCGCAACCGGTCAGAAAAAGCCCCGCTGATAATAATGACAGAATCCAGGTTCTCATTTGTTCTCCTTGTTAATTAAAATCCCGCGGTGATCCCGGTGGTAATGGCGGTCTTGGGCCCGCGCTGGTCGTGCATCCGGAAACCAATATCCCAGTCAACCGGACCGAGGGTCACCGAGCCCCCGATCAAACCGCTGTTCCCCAAAACTTCGGACCGGTCGTCAACCATCTCGCCGTTGAGTTCCCCGCAGATCCGGAATTTCTCCCTGAAGGTATATTCGGCCGCCAGCGATGTGCCGATGCTGCCCTTGACCAGGGATTCACCCGATGCATTATAACCCAGGTTATAATGCAGGCCCAAGTTCCCGTATACACGGCTGAAAATGCAGTTGAGGCCGTAGCCGGCAGATCCGGTCTCGAACCCGGCGCTTACCGAGATGTCCGGCAGCCTGGGTTGTTCTTTGAGCAGGGCCAGTTTGAAGCCCACTTCCAGCGGGGACATTCCCCAGCCGATTGTATTTCCGTCAGCATCTTTGTCGGTACTGTGGGAAAATCCCAGCCCGAAATCCAGGCGGTCGGTCAGGCCGTGTTTTAAGGCCATGCCCGGAGAATGGCAAACCCCCTCCGGACGGTACTGGCAGTAGTCGAATGACATTTCCGTTTCGGATTTTCCTTTCTCTACCGTTCCGGCGTCGTCGGTGTCCAGCGGCCGGGCGGCCCACAGCGGGGCGGTTAGAGCCATTGCCAGCAGGGCAAACAGTGCCAGGTAAATAACTGGTCTTTTCATTGATATCCTCCTTATGTTTATGTGTGTTTTTTATGAAATAGTTTAATAATAATGGGTAACCGGCAAAATGCCCTTAAGTTTATTATACGCTTTAGCGCCTTGTTCAACGCATCTAAACAATATGTCTGAATCTATAACCCGGATGCCTTCAAGTTTGGATACGCCGTAACCAAAAAGAATTTCGCTCATCGGTGTGCTTGGCCCCAGAACAATGCATTCCTTGCCTTTTGAAAGCTCTAAAAGTCTGGGGAGCGATTTATTGATAATGGAAGAAGCTGAAATAACAACCATATCTGAGAAAGGTATGACTTCCTCGGCGGCAAAAGAAGGAAGTTCATCGTTAACGAGTTCTATTTCCAAGCAATGCGTCGCATGCGCGACCTTGCGAATTTCATCATTGCATGAGAACCGGCCGATGATACTAACCGTTTTCCCTTTTGCCGCTTCCATTATATATGGATTAATGCTGCCCGGTTCTCCGAGAGGGTTAAGCAATGAATTGATGGTCGCAAGGCCCAGCGAAGATTCCGGATTATTCCATGATATTACGCGTTGAGCCAAGGACAGAGCGCTCCTGCCGATTAAATTTCCGGCATCGGCTATTTCCTTACTGTAACTGGCGCGAATATTGTGCGCCATGCCCACGTATCGGCTTTCTACAACAGTCCAATGAAGGCCGACACAGACCCTTCTTATGGGGCAATCGCACTTGGGGAGGCTGGCCAGAAGGTCGTTGATTAATTTCATTTTGCTTGCTCGTTGGTTTTGTAACCGTACAGTTTTCAGGCCTCTTGGCATTTTTACTATGGCATAAATTGATATAATGTTTTCCTTCACAAACCGTCCATTTTGGACACTTTGTGAACCAATGCCATTTTACTCCAAGAAACCTGTATTTACAATCATTTTAAGGTTTTTTTAAAGCCCTTTTATGCATTTTTGAGGTTTATACACCACCAAACTTATAGGCTTTTTCTATAGTCCGGGCTAATTTAAATCCAATTCCTGCTCCGATCAGCGAACCGATTATGCCTTGAGATAGCTGAACGGCGATATACCATGAGGCATAAAATTTATGCCAGATAAAAGGC
Proteins encoded in this window:
- the cbiQ gene encoding cobalt ECF transporter T component CbiQ is translated as MSNIVNAIYNIRQFDELAHRDSFIHQLHPLAKLLATLVYTVLLVSYDKYATIALLPFVFFPVFVAAAAKIPAGPLLKRLLYIEPMIVGIGLLNPLFDHGTTTVLGYAVSSGWLIFISIVLKGSLAVASALLLIATTGMNGIALSLRKMKVPKIFVLQLMLTYRYISVLSEEAARTMQAYALRAFNPKGLKREVWGPLLGQILLRTIDRAQRVYDAMCLRGFTGEYNTGKASRPGLGDLLYVMSWGTFFVASRAVNLPLWLGNLLTGAAK
- a CDS encoding energy-coupling factor ABC transporter permease — protein: MHIADALLSPAVGGAMWAATAGVAAYSIKKVKEDIDQKKIPLMGVMGAFIFAAQMINFSIPGTGSSGHLGGGLMLAILLGPYAGFLTMASILTIQALFFADGGLLALGSNIFNLGLFTCFLVYPLIYKKIIGKEFSAKRIMIASIVAAVVGLQLGAFGVVLETLFSGKTELPFGTFVLLMQPIHLAIGIVEGLVTAAVISFVWKARPEILEKASLNQPLGNLSLKKVMIGLAAVSVFTGAVLSWFASSHPDGLEWSMFKTSGSEELESTDPTHEKLAAVREKTAFLPDYGFKAAEGEPANEAAKEKWPAINVGTSVSGLVGGSMTLLLAAFMGFLVRALGKPQKRAEQ
- a CDS encoding cupin domain-containing protein — protein: MEQKTFSIPLDSQEQYKRLLGGPPQNHCLHSGLVILAPGASVGKHNTGDYEELVIVLEGRGEMLGAEGSIPIHREQAVYCPPHTEHDVQNTGDVPLKYIYIVTKTK
- a CDS encoding zinc ABC transporter substrate-binding protein → MRTWILSLLSAGLFLTGCAKKEEAARLTVVTSFYPMYLMTANIVKDVPGVKLVNMAPPFSGCLHDYQMTPQDMKTLSQADVLVINGAGMESFLDDAIRQNPKLTMIDASQGIDLIVYQGTPNPHIFASVSGAMSQVRNIATGLGNVDPEHTGYYRNNAGSYLARLDSLRNRMHLALKGVKNRNIITFHEAFPYFAREFGLNIVAVIEREPGSEPSAGELAQTIEIVRNNKVKALFAEPQYPAKSAQMIAKETRAKVYILDPVVTGPMDDQDYYITAMERNLTALQEALR